The genomic window TTGATTCTGCAATGAGAAGATGTTGGAACTTGTTTTTACATAGGATATTGTTTCCCCAGGTTTCAGGAAATTGTGCCACTCAATGCCGGGAATGTTCTAGTAATTGAAGACAATGAACCTGCTGCAAAATGGCTAGCCCTTATAAACCACGCACTTAACAAGCCAGATTACGATTTAACGCACCCATCTCCCGACGCTAGCCAAAGTTCGAAACATTTCAATACGCTATTGAAGGATCACTTCTTCTATAAACCGTCACTCAAAGTCCTGAGTAGGAATTTCAGGGCTGAAAGCAGCCTTCTCAAGACCTGCAACTGTCCCGTTGAATCCACACATGGGGAGAAGCGAGGCCAAAAAAAGCTTAGGGATTTAGCAAGCAAACTAGACCTTGGTCCCCTTCCTGCGCGTCGTGATGGTGCAGTTGATGAGTTGGTTGACCTTTCTGGTATGCCCCCCAATTTTTCAAGTGGCCAGATGGGTTACCGGCTCGTAGCTAGTAAGCAGATGGTTGGGATTTTCCTCTCAATATGGGCTCGAACTGAGTTAGTGCCATACATTGCTCATCTACGAGTTTCCTGCATAGGAACAGGAATATTGGGACGCCTTGGTAACAAGGTTAGTAAATGAATGTTCCTTGAACAGGGTGACTTTCATTCATAAAACAATGAGGCATCCCATGCATTGAAATGTTAGTCATGCCACTGCAGGGATGTATAGCAGTAAGCATGACATTGCACCAGACCAGCTTCTGCTTCGTTTGCAGTCACTTAGCTTCAGGCGAGAAGGAAGGCGATGAGCTGAAGCGGAATGCTGATGTTAATGAGATACTCAAAAGCACACAGTTCCCTAAGATTTGCAAAGCTTCAAATCCTCGAGCCCCAGACAAAATTATTGAGCACGAGTATGTTTGctttcatataaccatttttcAACATTTTGTTGGGTAAAAGTACGGTAGAAATTATGTATTACGTATTACATTGCTTTTTATCTgctctatttaaaaaataaattaattaatttttatatattaaattaaagaataatttaattttagtgttaaaatttatttttgtggtaAAAATTTGACTTTTATACATCAGCATGAGATACACATGATAAGTACATATTATTATCTggttattttatcaattaagttGATTTTTAACAATACCAAtgaatacaatttttaataaaaatgataaatttattttttaatttaatatatacagAAACTAGTTTACCTTCATAATACTTTTAGCCATGATTTGTATTTTACTATTATTCTTATTATAAATATTGCAGCCGAGTATTGTGGCTTGGAGATTTGAACTATCGGGTAGCCTTGAGCTATGAAAAAACCAGGACTCTTTTGGAGGATAATAATTGGGACATCCTCCTCGAGAAAGATCAGGTAAAACTCctcacaattaaataaaaaaacattgtTAGATTGTAAAAGGGTAATAATTCTCTTCAACTATCACTTAACTGTCCAttcattaatatattatatacttttattcttttcttatgaacgaatatataaaatatttttagaatcaaGGAAAAGCAGTGGGAAAGATTAGCACGCCgctaaaataaaactttttttcttttataaaaatttgatttaattttttaaaaattataaaaatataaattattaaaataataaaattattttttattataaaaatatatagtttaattatACCAAAAAGGTTTTTAAATTCCCCTCcaatattatttttctaaaatattaataTCTTAATAATATGGGATTGACACATTTGAATCCCACTAACCAAAAAATTTTAATCTTGTTTCACTCTTTCCATATAATATGATTGCATGGATAAGCTTTGCACTCTTTGTGCTATACTCATAATTCATGACCTCAATGAATGGGCAACATTATAACTTTATACTCAAATTATGTAAACGATCGtaattattaattttgagttCGACATTTTgcataatgaaataataaaataaaatatgctacacttgttttaaataatgaaattaactattttcatacaaatcatttaaaaaaacacttaataaaatttaaatattattctttaTTGTAATAAACTTTTCTTTTATCCAATCAACTATTTTATAATAGCAAAAATATAGGAGTGGAAACGAgtattgaattttgttaataatatTATCAGCATAAAAAATGACAAATTATATCTATATTTATTATAAAGTCTTTGATTAAGTTGGTATCACAGTTACTCAGATACAAATTTAAATGAGAAAagatttacaaaataaattgtgTTATTTTAAAGATGTTTTTGTGACTTTACATATATATTGTTTTCTAATATACTGGTGCAGTTAAACATTGAGAGAGATGCGGGAAGAGTGTTCAGTGGTTTCAAAGAGGGACAAATACACTTTGCTCCTACATACAAGTACTCTGACAATTCAGATACATACGCTGGTGAAACTGTTAAATCTAAGAAGAAACGTCGAACCCCTGCATGGTacactttctctctttttaactCCATTGACATTGAgttcaaatatattttcacatCGAAAACATTTCAGGTGCGATCGGATACTCTGGCATGGTTCTGGCATTGAACAATTATGTTACGATCGTGGTGAGTCACGATTTTCTGATCACCGACCTGTGTTGTCGATGTTTTTGGTGGAGGTGGAAGTAGCGAGAAAGTCTGATAATAAATTCAGGAAGGGCTATTCATGTGCGTTAAAGATGTCGAAATATGAAGATTCGATACCAAAACGACATAGTTTTTATGATTTGTAACTAAAAGCTTCAGTTTATTTCGTTTAGGTCATTATCAAGTTTATTTCACCTGTATTTATTTTcctttgaaattattttattttagtttctcTTTACGGGCTTAATAAATCTGAGGTATTTATACTAACTATGTTGGCAACAAGGAAAAAACTTACATATATTAGGCATGACTTTTcgcgtttaatttttaattatattttaaataatgaatttttaattattgtattaatataaagtaatatttattatttgaattgtagaacataaataaaatatattaacttaagtATTACTTGATAAACTGAAAATTAAGtgctaaaaaattaaatgttgaatttgaattataaaatctATTTGGTATGTTACTTAAAATTAAGCACCGAATATAATTAAACTGTctgagaagtttaaattttaaattatgaaagtttttattttacatttgttttcttacattttaaacatttaatattattttaaacaaagttcaattcctaaataacattttatacatattaaaattttggaataAAGTATATTCTTAAtaagtataaatattataaatctaaaaaataaacatTCATCATTCTTGCTCATTAGTCTTGCTAGATGATTATATTCACTAATACTTTACTATACGTTAAGAACTGGAGATAAAAGCTAGGTGGGAGAAGGGGATATAAGGTGGTAAGCTTAAGGGTTAAATCGGGGAAGTATTGGGGTCAATATAATGTGCCAACTATTTTCGTGCTTTAACAGTTTTGTGTGTCGATTTCTTGATTTTGAACCAACCTAAGCCGTATAACATTACAAGTCAAAAGACCTATGTGACCTAAGTGATACGATTTATGGAtgaaaattgactaaattttgaCGTTTCTAAATACTTGTTTTTTTCTAGCATAAATGTATTTTTTGTGTACATGTTCTGATGGATGAATATACTTAACACTCTTGAATTTGTttgttttgtaattttatgaactAATGTGTGTGATATTGAAGGTTCAGAGTCAATTGTATATCCTGTTAGAGTTACATATTCGTTCACATTGTCCTATGCACATAGTTCCAATCTAGTCCTTGTACATGACATGCTCAAGCactatttgattttatgaatgttttattttatttctttttatcttgttgcttgaggacaagcaatgaattaagtgtAGGGGATTTGATCTACCACAATTTTTTGTGGAAAATTAAAGTATTTCCGACACTTAACAAGCTTTTTTTATAACGGTTTTATGTGTTATTATcttgttttttagtttttattactTTGTGTTTAATTAATGCAATATAGGTGTTTCTATGCAATTTTGAGTTATGTGACGACCTAATGGGCCACTATGGGCCTACGAATAATCTAAGGGCTCTATCTAGTAGTGTATAGGACACTGTTTTAAGGCTTAGAAGGTGATGAACAACTTCAACATCGGGGCACCGAGGAGTGGTGTCTGTCGCATGTGAATATGATAtacgaattgtgcaagtatacacgtcgaaccaagtaataaagtgataagtgagatcgtctgTACAGGGATCAGGTTAGGTATAGAAATGGTTAGGTGatgataatgattaatgttatggcaaAGATGAGTTAACTACGCAgtggtaaattaaaataataaagatgaGTGTGAAATATATACTGACTAATATTGGAAAATGCTAAGGCAAagcaagagtaaaaatgcaatggcaattacgagaatatttaagtgaataaaacgcgagtgaataaataaataactaagaatgctATTGAAAAGATGTTGCGGCAATGGTTTGAAGGTCTACGATGTTGATTTGGCAAGTTGAGATTACTAAGAATCTGCCCTTACTTTTAGTAATGCCTTAGCATAATCGTACTTAATCTACTTCTCAAAAGAGACCTAAAGTGACCTGTTTCTTTCGAGAGCTACATCTCAAGTTACCTGGCCTGTGTCTATAGGCTTTAGCATGGTACCTTGCAATATTTTGTCTTCATTCTATACAAATGATGCTTTATGTCTAGAGTTTGCTGCAAGTATTCGATCAAATACTCACTTGCATCATTCAATTTCGGTCCaactaatttaacctttttagaattaaatttagtTTAGGGCTATACTGAACACTCATCTATCTCTAGGGAATGTATGCatacaattgagaaataaaaacaattgaatgaaatagtagattaaataaaatatatgcttCAATCAttaaagagaataaaagttttcaTATTGTAATCCCAACCTTATGAGATTTAACTCATGGGTTGGtgattaaaattcaagttcaaaataaCATCCAATATtgtttcaattaattcaattcaaggGAGAACAGattaagaaataatggaagaattTAGGAAGATGGCTATCGCCAAACCAATTCGTAATCCAATAGCACAATGTCCTGTGGTGGCTGAGAGGGACTGCCTTCGATCTCCTCTTTTCGTCTCTACTCAGTCGCCACCTTCTATTGTTGCCTCCGGATCTCCACACTTAGGGCTTCCGCCTTTGGCTTTTTATAAGCTTTTCATCCTTGGGTAACTCCAACAGCCCATGATATCTTCTCTTTTTTAAGCATATTTTTttggtacaagtagagttgggtTGAGACTGGTATGCGCTGGATGTTGACTTGGTCATCTTTCTAAATTGCCATGACATACAAGATGGAAAACTATCCAACCTTTTGCCTCTAAAAActttcactcctttatttctttctccacaGCTTGCACCTGCCAACccaccaaacacaacccttccacaCACAATTAAAAGTATCTAACATGTAAACACCATCCAAGCTCCTAATGAAAATgataaatactaataaaatgtccTAATATGCCACTAAATATAcccaagtacaagcaattagctgGGTCTAAAGtaatgaaatataactctttttgaGAGTTTT from Gossypium hirsutum isolate 1008001.06 chromosome D12, Gossypium_hirsutum_v2.1, whole genome shotgun sequence includes these protein-coding regions:
- the LOC107947464 gene encoding type I inositol polyphosphate 5-phosphatase 5, whose protein sequence is MNESQLGDDEGQYINRPSSPTPTATSPENSVKNDKKKKSFIPKIFSYKRRARGGSSDEDFGSPDCEGVSSELEKKITSNTKEFMEAAPFMKKCFSEREESSGGLIEGLNLSDFGCSMASAKTEIRDFRIFVATWNVGGKAPNLDMNLEDFLIMEDSADIYVCGFQEIVPLNAGNVLVIEDNEPAAKWLALINHALNKPDYDLTHPSPDASQSSKHFNTLLKDHFFYKPSLKVLSRNFRAESSLLKTCNCPVESTHGEKRGQKKLRDLASKLDLGPLPARRDGAVDELVDLSGMPPNFSSGQMGYRLVASKQMVGIFLSIWARTELVPYIAHLRVSCIGTGILGRLGNKGCIAVSMTLHQTSFCFVCSHLASGEKEGDELKRNADVNEILKSTQFPKICKASNPRAPDKIIEHDRVLWLGDLNYRVALSYEKTRTLLEDNNWDILLEKDQLNIERDAGRVFSGFKEGQIHFAPTYKYSDNSDTYAGETVKSKKKRRTPAWCDRILWHGSGIEQLCYDRGESRFSDHRPVLSMFLVEVEVARKSDNKFRKGYSCALKMSKYEDSIPKRHSFYDL